A genome region from Altererythrobacter aquiaggeris includes the following:
- a CDS encoding protein-S-isoprenylcysteine methyltransferase → MENRAQVASRPPISDVSGYVGLTGLLGFLVWLLFCRNYPAIAAFLELPGRHQLLSGPYAALLALAFSGGPMVLWSIFHDKVHRRASTGIDWDNPRSLASIAKVSATKIAGLWATWAIIGAAYCLGRWYWSGQYLFAMEVIGFAALPLIVLSVPYVIWIDRVMINPRDHTWHFGAMLMGREPFDWDQVKCHWRSWIIKGFFGAFMVSILPGGWYSVVTADAASIVGDPVSFGVLLFELLFLIDVQIGTVGYLLTLRPLDAHIRSGNPFLSGWVAALICYPPFVFAVMAGQGIIAYEVNTADWAHWFAGNTLLLWIWAALLVALTVIYAWATAIFGIRFSNLTYRGVLTNGPYRFTRHPAYLSKNLFWWCSTMPFMVTSGNIVDVIRNTFFLGVVSAIYYWRARTEEAHLLGEDPKYREYYDWMAQHGLITRNMRRIGRLVIPRRFVTRAAEPAE, encoded by the coding sequence ATGGAAAATCGCGCTCAAGTTGCCTCCCGTCCGCCAATTAGCGACGTGTCTGGCTATGTCGGCCTCACGGGGCTGTTGGGCTTCCTTGTCTGGTTGCTTTTTTGCCGCAACTATCCTGCTATTGCAGCATTTTTGGAACTTCCCGGGCGGCACCAACTGCTATCGGGGCCCTACGCCGCGCTGCTGGCACTGGCGTTTTCGGGCGGCCCGATGGTCTTGTGGTCGATATTCCATGACAAGGTCCACCGCCGCGCCTCGACCGGTATCGACTGGGACAATCCGCGCTCGCTCGCGTCGATAGCCAAAGTGTCGGCCACGAAAATTGCCGGCCTTTGGGCCACGTGGGCGATCATCGGCGCGGCATATTGTCTTGGCAGGTGGTACTGGTCCGGCCAGTATCTGTTTGCGATGGAAGTCATTGGATTTGCAGCGCTACCCCTGATTGTCCTTTCGGTACCCTATGTGATCTGGATTGACCGGGTGATGATAAATCCCCGCGACCATACCTGGCATTTCGGGGCGATGCTGATGGGGCGGGAGCCATTCGATTGGGACCAGGTAAAATGCCATTGGCGTTCGTGGATTATCAAAGGGTTCTTCGGTGCATTCATGGTTTCGATTTTGCCCGGCGGCTGGTATTCGGTGGTTACAGCGGATGCCGCCTCGATTGTCGGTGATCCAGTCAGCTTCGGAGTACTCCTGTTCGAGTTGCTGTTTCTTATCGACGTGCAGATCGGAACGGTGGGATACCTGCTGACGCTTCGCCCGCTCGACGCGCATATCCGTAGCGGCAATCCGTTTCTTTCGGGCTGGGTTGCAGCGCTGATATGTTATCCGCCGTTCGTGTTTGCCGTAATGGCAGGGCAGGGGATCATCGCTTATGAAGTGAATACGGCGGACTGGGCCCACTGGTTTGCCGGTAACACACTGCTGTTGTGGATCTGGGCCGCTCTGCTGGTCGCCCTCACTGTGATTTACGCTTGGGCGACCGCCATTTTCGGCATCCGGTTTTCAAATCTGACATATCGCGGCGTCCTGACCAACGGACCATACCGGTTTACACGCCACCCGGCATATCTTTCGAAAAATCTGTTCTGGTGGTGTTCGACAATGCCTTTCATGGTCACCAGCGGCAATATCGTGGATGTCATCCGCAACACCTTTTTTCTTGGCGTGGTGAGCGCGATCTATTATTGGCGCGCCCGCACGGAGGAGGCCCATTTGCTGGGCGAAGATCCGAAATACCGTGAGTATTACGACTGGATGGCGCAGCACGGGCTGATTACGCGAAATATGCGCAGAATCGGGCGGCTGGTAATCCCGCGCCGGTTTGTGACGCGCGCTGCCGAACCGGCCGAATGA
- a CDS encoding putative quinol monooxygenase, whose product MIIVMGYIGLPAAEQDKAMEAISALVSATRQEVGCISYSFARDLLDPDIVRISEEWASEDALKAHGQQPHMAEFGKVAATLGITARALNRYVAGDGVPI is encoded by the coding sequence ATGATAATCGTAATGGGATATATCGGTCTGCCCGCTGCCGAACAGGACAAAGCGATGGAGGCGATTTCCGCGCTCGTTTCTGCCACGCGTCAGGAAGTGGGCTGCATCAGCTATTCCTTCGCGCGCGATCTACTCGACCCTGATATTGTCCGTATATCCGAAGAATGGGCTTCCGAGGATGCGCTAAAGGCGCATGGCCAGCAGCCGCACATGGCCGAATTCGGTAAGGTTGCAGCCACTCTGGGAATAACTGCGCGCGCGCTCAACCGCTATGTTGCGGGGGACGGCGTGCCGATCTGA
- a CDS encoding 16S rRNA (uracil(1498)-N(3))-methyltransferase: MSATPAWPPRSAPRLFVTGRLSVPMELTLEGNQAHYLARVMRLSAGDAVILCDDQTGEWSSRVIMPGKRTITVELLELLRPREDVPDLTLCAALLKKPNFDFVLEKATELGVRTIQPVITRRCVADKLNLERAKTIICEAAEQCARTALPVLLAPVKLDALLRGWPDDRALFFADETGGSPAAATFAAGGTPAAILIGPEGGFDDAERAGIRSSPAAKAITLGPRILRGETASIAAVSLWMAAAGDWRG; encoded by the coding sequence ATGTCCGCAACTCCTGCATGGCCCCCGCGCAGCGCCCCGCGCCTGTTTGTGACGGGGCGGTTGTCTGTGCCGATGGAACTGACACTGGAGGGTAATCAAGCCCATTATCTGGCGCGCGTTATGCGCCTTTCGGCAGGCGATGCCGTCATCCTGTGCGATGACCAGACGGGGGAATGGTCCAGCCGGGTAATTATGCCCGGCAAAAGGACAATAACGGTCGAGCTGCTGGAATTGCTTCGCCCACGCGAAGACGTCCCGGACCTGACGCTTTGTGCTGCCCTCCTCAAGAAGCCTAATTTCGATTTCGTACTGGAAAAAGCTACCGAATTGGGTGTGCGGACAATCCAGCCGGTCATCACGCGGCGCTGCGTGGCGGACAAGCTCAATCTCGAACGCGCCAAGACAATAATCTGCGAAGCGGCCGAACAGTGCGCCCGCACCGCGCTGCCTGTGCTGCTCGCACCGGTAAAGCTGGACGCCCTGCTGCGCGGCTGGCCGGACGACAGGGCGTTGTTTTTTGCCGATGAAACAGGCGGATCGCCGGCAGCGGCGACTTTCGCCGCGGGCGGCACGCCCGCAGCCATTCTGATTGGTCCGGAAGGCGGCTTTGATGACGCGGAACGGGCCGGCATCCGGTCTTCCCCGGCGGCAAAGGCGATTACGCTTGGTCCGCGGATATTGCGGGGCGAGACCGCATCGATCGCGGCAGTGTCGCTATGGATGGCGGCCGCGGGCGACTGGCGCGGCTAG
- a CDS encoding glutamate--cysteine ligase → MSTRSVSDSNDPVIESRDQLVAPMQAGEKPVEAWRIGTEHEKLVYQVGDFHAPSYDEPGGIHDLLMALTEFGWTPVEEDGKVIAMAGSDGTVSLEPAGQLELSGAPLETLHETCNETGRHLQQVKAIGERCGVGFLGLGMWPDKTRAELPVMPKGRYAIMMRHMPKVGDLGLDMMLRTCTIQVNLDYSSEADMVKKFRTGLALQPLATALFANSPFTEGKPNGFLSYRSHIWSDTDPHRTGMVPFVFDDDFGYERYVDYMLDVPMYFVVRDGKYIDAAGQSFRDFLKGELPALPGQKPTQSDWWDHLSTAFPEVRLKSFLEMRGADGGPWNRICALPALWTGLLYDQGALDAAWDLVKDWSMEEREALRTAVPKLALDAPVPGGGTLADIGKEALAIARQGLSSRGKLGTSGDNETGFLDTLDEIVASGKVPAQRLLDMYHGEWNGDIKQVYKHSF, encoded by the coding sequence ATGAGCACACGTTCAGTTTCAGATAGCAACGATCCTGTGATCGAATCCCGCGACCAGCTGGTTGCCCCGATGCAAGCGGGCGAAAAACCGGTTGAAGCATGGCGGATCGGTACCGAGCACGAGAAGCTGGTTTATCAGGTCGGGGATTTCCACGCGCCGTCCTATGACGAGCCTGGCGGAATCCATGACCTGCTGATGGCGCTGACCGAGTTTGGCTGGACCCCGGTGGAGGAAGACGGGAAAGTCATCGCCATGGCGGGATCGGACGGTACGGTCAGCCTCGAGCCTGCAGGCCAACTGGAATTGTCCGGCGCACCGCTCGAAACGCTGCATGAGACCTGCAACGAAACCGGGCGCCATTTGCAACAGGTCAAGGCCATTGGCGAGCGTTGCGGTGTCGGATTTCTGGGCCTGGGGATGTGGCCTGACAAGACGCGGGCGGAGCTGCCGGTTATGCCCAAGGGCCGCTATGCAATCATGATGCGGCATATGCCCAAAGTGGGCGATCTCGGGCTCGACATGATGCTGCGCACCTGCACTATCCAGGTCAATCTCGATTATTCGTCCGAAGCCGACATGGTAAAGAAATTTCGCACCGGGCTGGCATTGCAGCCATTGGCCACCGCACTGTTTGCCAATTCGCCGTTTACCGAAGGCAAGCCGAATGGATTCCTTAGCTATCGCAGCCATATCTGGTCCGATACCGATCCGCACCGCACCGGAATGGTGCCATTCGTATTCGACGACGATTTCGGATATGAACGCTATGTCGATTATATGCTCGACGTGCCGATGTATTTCGTTGTGCGCGACGGGAAATATATCGATGCCGCGGGACAAAGCTTCCGCGATTTTCTGAAGGGCGAATTGCCCGCGCTGCCCGGCCAGAAACCGACCCAGAGTGACTGGTGGGATCATTTGTCCACCGCCTTTCCCGAAGTGCGTCTGAAAAGCTTTCTGGAAATGCGAGGCGCTGATGGCGGTCCATGGAACCGTATTTGCGCATTGCCGGCCTTGTGGACCGGATTGTTGTATGATCAGGGCGCGCTGGATGCCGCGTGGGATCTGGTCAAGGACTGGAGCATGGAAGAACGCGAAGCGCTGCGAACCGCAGTACCGAAACTGGCACTGGATGCGCCCGTCCCCGGCGGCGGAACACTGGCAGATATCGGCAAGGAAGCGCTGGCGATTGCGCGGCAGGGTTTATCCTCGCGCGGCAAACTGGGAACCAGCGGAGACAATGAAACGGGTTTTCTGGACACGCTGGACGAAATTGTCGCATCGGGCAAAGTACCCGCCCAGCGCCTGCTGGATATGTATCACGGCGAATGGAACGGTGATATAAAACAGGTCTATAAGCATAGTTTTTGA